A window of the Brassica oleracea var. oleracea cultivar TO1000 chromosome C1, BOL, whole genome shotgun sequence genome harbors these coding sequences:
- the LOC106329573 gene encoding uncharacterized protein LOC106329573, with protein sequence MFRPRKKKEISLVEELRDLEFLEEGDIVDIPDVENDDLIEENSLSVVVRCLNPTVHKVGGLVKALPPIWGLEDRTHERGVGENRAQFIFQSDRDLHHVLTRGPWFVNGWIVALEQWTPSPGPEYLTRILFWIRIRGLPVHLLNKQTVDYLLGPLGKVEKVELHAKNSTSVEYIRAQVWISTEEPLQFRRTARFKSVEVVPTELEECTPVGELTEIQ encoded by the exons ATGTTCCGCCCAAGGAAGAAGAAGGAAATCTCTCTGGTGGAGGAACTAAGAGATCTGGAGTTCCTCGAGGAAGGAGACATAGTCGACATCCCAGATGTGGAAAATGACGACTTGATTGAAGAAAACTCACTTAGTGTGGTAGTGAGATGTCTAAACCCGACGGTCCACAAAGTTGGAGGTTTGGTTAAAGCGCTTCCCCCAATCTGGGGTCTGGAAGATAGAACACATGAAAGAGGAGTGGGAGAGAACCGGGCTCAGTTTATCTTCCAATCCGACCGAGATCTCCACCACGTCCTAACAAGAGGACCCTGGTTCGTCAACGGGTGGATAGTAGCTCTAGAACAGTGGACTCCGAGCCCTGGCCCCGAGTATCTCACTAGGATCCTGTTCTGGATCAGAATTAGAGGCTTGCCAGTTCACCTGCTGAATAAACAAACTGTGGACTACTTGCTTGGTCCCTTGGGGAAAGTCGAGAAGGTGGAGCTTCATGCTAAGAACTCTACTTCAGTGGAATATATCAGAGCGCAGGTTTGGATAAGTACAGAGGAACCGCTTCAATTCCGTCGTACAGCAAGATTCAAATCTGTTGAAGTGGTTCCTACAGAGCTGGA AGAATGTACCCCAGTTGGAGAGCTCACGGAGATTCAATGA
- the LOC106324873 gene encoding uncharacterized protein LOC106324873 isoform X2 yields MRTGAYTVHQTLTPEAASVLKQSLTLARRRGHSQVTPLHVASTLLTSTRSNLFRRACLKSHPLTSLGRQIAHPSLHCRALELCFNVSLNRLPTDPNPLFQTQPSLSNALVAALKRAQAHQRRGCVEQQQQQSQQNQPFLAVKIELEQLVVSILDDPSVSRVMREAGLSSVSVKSNIEDDSSVASPVFYGSSSSVGVFSSPCSPTSSDNNQGEGTLNPNPNKFWQSHHHSFHFPKGKNSTQDQDANPVIEVLIGKKNSKKRNTVIVGDSLSLTEGIVSKLMSRVERGEVPDDLKQTHFIKFQFSQVGLSYMKKEDIEGQVRELKRKIDSYTSWGGKGVIVCLGDLNWAVWSGPKSASSSHYSAADHLVEEIGRLVFECSNSGAKVWLLGTASYQTYMKCQMKQPPLDVQWALQAVSVPSGGLSLALHASSGNQVMEMKPFRVKEEEEEEDKLSFCGECACNYEKEAKAFILAQHKLLPPWLQPHGDANNINKKDELSGQRKKWNRFCQDLHHKKQSNSVLPDAFVDSRASSSVAKFRRQNSCTIEFSFGSNHQEGLKKNLTDELSLDGFKISNDEGVETKITLALGHSPFPSDVEKEEEETEREITMRQLSEKLHENIPWQRQVLPSVVEAMEESVKRRDVWMLLSGNDVTAKRRLALTIATSLFGSVENMLKINMRTSKAGEVCEELEKALKDREKVVVLIERVDLADARFEKLLVDRFEAGDLDVSQGKKRQMIFLLTREDEECVEKEHVVIPMMLKCKKSSSSLVNHKRKAESDATLTMIKTKSPRIQEEEDVSCNTSNIKNEFSRQLSLGSNILDLNLRVDAEEEEAKPVTPISSGFEERFQGSIKNRFDFTVLSNEDITDFFMAKIKDSFEEILGQQEERFGFTVDAELIEKFYKGCGVFANSLFEEWVKEVFQTGLVTVKNGGKEGISVINLCLGGIDMIDQGEKVYEEEGFMGTCLPSRIHVFFDECSGNWK; encoded by the exons ATGCGTACAGGGGCTTATACCGTGCACCAGACGCTAACACCAGAGGCTGCTTCAGTTCTGAAGCAATCTCTAACCTTAGCAAGAAGAAGAGGCCATTCTCAGGTCACACCTCTTCACGTCGCTTCGACGCTTTTAACCTCCACAAGATCAAATCTTTTTCGAAGGGCATGTCTCAAATCTCATCCTCTCACATCCCTCGGTCGCCAAATAGCTCACCCTTCTCTCCATTGCCGAGCCCTCGAGCTCTGTTTCAACGTTTCCCTCAACAGGCTTCCCACCGATCCAAACCCTCTGTTTCAGACTCAGCCTTCTCTCTCCAACGCCTTGGTCGCAGCTCTGAAGAGAGCACAGGCTCACCAGAGGAGAGGGTGCGTGGAGCAGCAGCAGCAGCAGAGCCAGCAGAACCAACCGTTCTTGGCGGTTAAAATCGAGCTAGAGCAGCTCGTTGTCTCGATTCTTGATGATCCTAGTGTGAGCAGAGTGATGAGAGAAGCTGGACTCTCTAGTGTGTCCGTGAAGAGTAACATAGAGGATGACTCCTCTGTTGCTTCCCCTGTTTTCTACGGCTCTTCTTCCTCCGTTGGTGTATTCTCTTCTCCTTGCTCTCCTACTTCTAGTGATAACAATCAAGGAGAAGGGACTTTAAACCCTAACCCTAATAAGTTCTGGCAGTCTCATCATCACTCCTTTCATTTCCCTAAAGGAAAGAACTCTACTCAAGATCAAGACGCAAACCCAGTCATCGAAGTGCTTATAGGGAAGAAGAACAGCAAGAAGAGGAACACAGTCATAGTTGGAGACTCTCTGTCTCTAACAGAAGGAATAGTTTCAAAACTCATGTCTAGAGTTGAGAGAGGAGAAGTTCCAGATGATTTAAAGCAAACCCACTTCATCAAGTTTCAGTTTTCTCAAGTTGGGTTGAGTTACATGAAGAAGGAGGATATAGAGGGACAAGTCAGAGAGCTGAAGAGGAAGATTGATTCTTACACTTCTTGGGGTGGCAAAGGTGTGATTGTTTGTCTTGGTGATCTGAACTGGGCGGTGTGGAGCGGTCCTAAGAGCGCGTCTTCATCGCATTACAGCGCGGCGGATCATCTAGTGGAGGAGATAGGGAGGTTGGTTTTTGAATGTAGCAACTCAGGAGCTAAAGTTTGGCTATTGGGGACAGCTTCTTACCAAACGTACATGAAGTGTCAGATGAAGCAGCCTCCACTTGATGTTCAATGGGCTCTTCAAGCTGTTTCAGTTCCTTCAGGAGGACTCTCACTAGCCCTCCATGCTTCCAG TGGTAACCAAGTAATGGAGATGAAGCCTTTCAGAGTTAAAGAAGAAGAAGAGGAAGAAGATAAACTCAGTTTTTGCGGAGAATGTGCTTGTAACTATGAGAAAGAAGCAAAAGCTTTTATATTAGCTCAACATAAACTCTTACCACCGTGGCTGCAACCTCATGGTGATGCCAACAACATTAACAAAAAG GATGAACTGAGTGGACAGAGGAAGAAATGGAACCGGTTCTGTCAAGATCTTCACCACAAGAAACAGAGCAACTCTGTTTTACCGGATGCCTTTGTGGACTCACGTGCATCTAGTTCTGTGGCTAAGTTCAGACGACAAAACTCGTGTACTATCGAGTTTAGTTTCGGGAGTAATCATCAAGAAGGTCTAAAGAAGAATCTAACCGATGAACTGAGTTTGGATGGGTTCAAGATTAGCAATGATGAAGGTGTGGAGACCAAGATTACTCTTGCACTTGGCCATTCTCCGTTTCCATCTGATGTAGAGAAAGAAGAAGAAGAGACAGAGAGAGAGATTACAATGAGACAATTATCAGAGAAGCTTCACGAGAACATTCCATGGCAACGACAAGTTCTTCCTTCAGTGGTTGAAGCCATGGAAGAATCTGTAAAGAGGAGAGATGTTTGGATGCTTCTTTCAGGAAACGACGTGACTGCGAAAAGAAGATTGGCTCTTACAATCGCAACTTCTCTTTTCGGGTCAGTCGAAAACATGCTGAAGATTAATATGAGAACATCCAAGGCAGGTGAAGTGTGCGAGGAGCTGGAGAAGGCGTTGAAGGACAGAGAAAAGGTTGTTGTTTTGATAGAGAGAGTTGATTTAGCCGATGCCCGGTTCGAGAAGCTCCTCGTTGATCGATTCGAGGCTGGAGATTTGGATGTTTCTCAAGGAAAGAAGAGACAAATGATCTTCCTTTTGACGAGAGAAGATGAAGAATGTGTAGAGAAGGAGCATGTTGTCATACCAATGATGTTGAAGTGTAAGAAATCAAGTTCTAGTTTGGTCAACCACAAGAGGAAAGCAGAATCTGATGCTACGCTGACGATGATTAAGACGAAGAGTCCAAGAATCCAAGAGGAGGAGGATGTGTCTTGCAACACAAGCAACATCAAGAATGAGTTCTCAAGGCAGTTGAGTTTGGGATCAAATATTCTAGACCTCAACTTAAGAGTTGATGCTGAAGAAGAAGAAGCTAAACCGGTCACTCCAATCTCAAGCGGGTTTGAAGAACGTTTTCAAGGCTCGATCAAGAACCGGTTTGATTTCACAGTTTTGTCGAACGAAGATATAACTGATTTTTTCATGGCGAAGATCAAAGATTCGTTCGAGGAGATTCTCGGGCAGCAGGAAGAGAGATTCGGGTTCACCGTCGATGCGGAGTTGATCGAGAAGTTCTACAAAGGGTGTGGGGTTTTTGCTAACAGTTTGTTCGAAGAGTGGGTGAAAGAGGTTTTTCAAACGGGCTTAGTAACGGTCAAAAACGGCGGGAAAGAGGGCATTAGTGTAATTAACCTATGTTTGGGAGGTATAGATATGATTGACCAAGGGGAGAAGGTATACGAGGAGGAAGGTTTCATGGGCACTTGTCTACCCAGTAGAATCCATGTTTTCTTTGATG AATGTAGTGGAAACTGGAAATGA
- the LOC106324873 gene encoding uncharacterized protein LOC106324873 isoform X3 produces MRTGAYTVHQTLTPEAASVLKQSLTLARRRGHSQVTPLHVASTLLTSTRSNLFRRACLKSHPLTSLGRQIAHPSLHCRALELCFNVSLNRLPTDPNPLFQTQPSLSNALVAALKRAQAHQRRGCVEQQQQQSQQNQPFLAVKIELEQLVVSILDDPSVSRVMREAGLSSVSVKSNIEDDSSVASPVFYGSSSSVGVFSSPCSPTSSDNNQGEGTLNPNPNKFWQSHHHSFHFPKGKNSTQDQDANPVIEVLIGKKNSKKRNTVIVGDSLSLTEGIVSKLMSRVERGEVPDDLKQTHFIKFQFSQVGLSYMKKEDIEGQVRELKRKIDSYTSWGGKGVIVCLGDLNWAVWSGPKSASSSHYSAADHLVEEIGRLVFECSNSGAKVWLLGTASYQTYMKCQMKQPPLDVQWALQAVSVPSGGLSLALHASSGNQVMEMKPFRVKEEEEEEDKLSFCGECACNYEKEAKAFILAQHKLLPPWLQPHGDANNINKKFQDELSGQRKKWNRFCQDLHHKKQSNSVLPDAFVDSRASSSVAKFRRQNSCTIEFSFGSNHQEGLKKNLTDELSLDGFKISNDEGVETKITLALGHSPFPSDVEKEEEETEREITMRQLSEKLHENIPWQRQVLPSVVEAMEESVKRRDVWMLLSGNDVTAKRRLALTIATSLFGSVENMLKINMRTSKAGEVCEELEKALKDREKVVVLIERVDLADARFEKLLVDRFEAGDLDVSQGKKRQMIFLLTREDEECVEKEHVVIPMMLKCKKSSSSLVNHKRKAESDATLTMIKTKSPRIQEEEDVSCNTSNIKNEFSRQLSLGSNILDLNLRVDAEEEEAKPVTPISSGFEERFQGSIKNRFDFTVLSNEDITDFFMAKIKDSFEEILGQQEERFGFTVDAELIEKFYKGCGVFANSLFEEWVKEVFQTGLVTVKNGGKEGISVINLCLGGIDMIDQGEKVYEEEGFMGTCLPSRIHVFFDG; encoded by the exons ATGCGTACAGGGGCTTATACCGTGCACCAGACGCTAACACCAGAGGCTGCTTCAGTTCTGAAGCAATCTCTAACCTTAGCAAGAAGAAGAGGCCATTCTCAGGTCACACCTCTTCACGTCGCTTCGACGCTTTTAACCTCCACAAGATCAAATCTTTTTCGAAGGGCATGTCTCAAATCTCATCCTCTCACATCCCTCGGTCGCCAAATAGCTCACCCTTCTCTCCATTGCCGAGCCCTCGAGCTCTGTTTCAACGTTTCCCTCAACAGGCTTCCCACCGATCCAAACCCTCTGTTTCAGACTCAGCCTTCTCTCTCCAACGCCTTGGTCGCAGCTCTGAAGAGAGCACAGGCTCACCAGAGGAGAGGGTGCGTGGAGCAGCAGCAGCAGCAGAGCCAGCAGAACCAACCGTTCTTGGCGGTTAAAATCGAGCTAGAGCAGCTCGTTGTCTCGATTCTTGATGATCCTAGTGTGAGCAGAGTGATGAGAGAAGCTGGACTCTCTAGTGTGTCCGTGAAGAGTAACATAGAGGATGACTCCTCTGTTGCTTCCCCTGTTTTCTACGGCTCTTCTTCCTCCGTTGGTGTATTCTCTTCTCCTTGCTCTCCTACTTCTAGTGATAACAATCAAGGAGAAGGGACTTTAAACCCTAACCCTAATAAGTTCTGGCAGTCTCATCATCACTCCTTTCATTTCCCTAAAGGAAAGAACTCTACTCAAGATCAAGACGCAAACCCAGTCATCGAAGTGCTTATAGGGAAGAAGAACAGCAAGAAGAGGAACACAGTCATAGTTGGAGACTCTCTGTCTCTAACAGAAGGAATAGTTTCAAAACTCATGTCTAGAGTTGAGAGAGGAGAAGTTCCAGATGATTTAAAGCAAACCCACTTCATCAAGTTTCAGTTTTCTCAAGTTGGGTTGAGTTACATGAAGAAGGAGGATATAGAGGGACAAGTCAGAGAGCTGAAGAGGAAGATTGATTCTTACACTTCTTGGGGTGGCAAAGGTGTGATTGTTTGTCTTGGTGATCTGAACTGGGCGGTGTGGAGCGGTCCTAAGAGCGCGTCTTCATCGCATTACAGCGCGGCGGATCATCTAGTGGAGGAGATAGGGAGGTTGGTTTTTGAATGTAGCAACTCAGGAGCTAAAGTTTGGCTATTGGGGACAGCTTCTTACCAAACGTACATGAAGTGTCAGATGAAGCAGCCTCCACTTGATGTTCAATGGGCTCTTCAAGCTGTTTCAGTTCCTTCAGGAGGACTCTCACTAGCCCTCCATGCTTCCAG TGGTAACCAAGTAATGGAGATGAAGCCTTTCAGAGTTAAAGAAGAAGAAGAGGAAGAAGATAAACTCAGTTTTTGCGGAGAATGTGCTTGTAACTATGAGAAAGAAGCAAAAGCTTTTATATTAGCTCAACATAAACTCTTACCACCGTGGCTGCAACCTCATGGTGATGCCAACAACATTAACAAAAAG TTTCAGGATGAACTGAGTGGACAGAGGAAGAAATGGAACCGGTTCTGTCAAGATCTTCACCACAAGAAACAGAGCAACTCTGTTTTACCGGATGCCTTTGTGGACTCACGTGCATCTAGTTCTGTGGCTAAGTTCAGACGACAAAACTCGTGTACTATCGAGTTTAGTTTCGGGAGTAATCATCAAGAAGGTCTAAAGAAGAATCTAACCGATGAACTGAGTTTGGATGGGTTCAAGATTAGCAATGATGAAGGTGTGGAGACCAAGATTACTCTTGCACTTGGCCATTCTCCGTTTCCATCTGATGTAGAGAAAGAAGAAGAAGAGACAGAGAGAGAGATTACAATGAGACAATTATCAGAGAAGCTTCACGAGAACATTCCATGGCAACGACAAGTTCTTCCTTCAGTGGTTGAAGCCATGGAAGAATCTGTAAAGAGGAGAGATGTTTGGATGCTTCTTTCAGGAAACGACGTGACTGCGAAAAGAAGATTGGCTCTTACAATCGCAACTTCTCTTTTCGGGTCAGTCGAAAACATGCTGAAGATTAATATGAGAACATCCAAGGCAGGTGAAGTGTGCGAGGAGCTGGAGAAGGCGTTGAAGGACAGAGAAAAGGTTGTTGTTTTGATAGAGAGAGTTGATTTAGCCGATGCCCGGTTCGAGAAGCTCCTCGTTGATCGATTCGAGGCTGGAGATTTGGATGTTTCTCAAGGAAAGAAGAGACAAATGATCTTCCTTTTGACGAGAGAAGATGAAGAATGTGTAGAGAAGGAGCATGTTGTCATACCAATGATGTTGAAGTGTAAGAAATCAAGTTCTAGTTTGGTCAACCACAAGAGGAAAGCAGAATCTGATGCTACGCTGACGATGATTAAGACGAAGAGTCCAAGAATCCAAGAGGAGGAGGATGTGTCTTGCAACACAAGCAACATCAAGAATGAGTTCTCAAGGCAGTTGAGTTTGGGATCAAATATTCTAGACCTCAACTTAAGAGTTGATGCTGAAGAAGAAGAAGCTAAACCGGTCACTCCAATCTCAAGCGGGTTTGAAGAACGTTTTCAAGGCTCGATCAAGAACCGGTTTGATTTCACAGTTTTGTCGAACGAAGATATAACTGATTTTTTCATGGCGAAGATCAAAGATTCGTTCGAGGAGATTCTCGGGCAGCAGGAAGAGAGATTCGGGTTCACCGTCGATGCGGAGTTGATCGAGAAGTTCTACAAAGGGTGTGGGGTTTTTGCTAACAGTTTGTTCGAAGAGTGGGTGAAAGAGGTTTTTCAAACGGGCTTAGTAACGGTCAAAAACGGCGGGAAAGAGGGCATTAGTGTAATTAACCTATGTTTGGGAGGTATAGATATGATTGACCAAGGGGAGAAGGTATACGAGGAGGAAGGTTTCATGGGCACTTGTCTACCCAGTAGAATCCATGTTTTCTTTGATGGTTAG
- the LOC106324873 gene encoding uncharacterized protein LOC106324873 isoform X1, translating into MRTGAYTVHQTLTPEAASVLKQSLTLARRRGHSQVTPLHVASTLLTSTRSNLFRRACLKSHPLTSLGRQIAHPSLHCRALELCFNVSLNRLPTDPNPLFQTQPSLSNALVAALKRAQAHQRRGCVEQQQQQSQQNQPFLAVKIELEQLVVSILDDPSVSRVMREAGLSSVSVKSNIEDDSSVASPVFYGSSSSVGVFSSPCSPTSSDNNQGEGTLNPNPNKFWQSHHHSFHFPKGKNSTQDQDANPVIEVLIGKKNSKKRNTVIVGDSLSLTEGIVSKLMSRVERGEVPDDLKQTHFIKFQFSQVGLSYMKKEDIEGQVRELKRKIDSYTSWGGKGVIVCLGDLNWAVWSGPKSASSSHYSAADHLVEEIGRLVFECSNSGAKVWLLGTASYQTYMKCQMKQPPLDVQWALQAVSVPSGGLSLALHASSGNQVMEMKPFRVKEEEEEEDKLSFCGECACNYEKEAKAFILAQHKLLPPWLQPHGDANNINKKFQDELSGQRKKWNRFCQDLHHKKQSNSVLPDAFVDSRASSSVAKFRRQNSCTIEFSFGSNHQEGLKKNLTDELSLDGFKISNDEGVETKITLALGHSPFPSDVEKEEEETEREITMRQLSEKLHENIPWQRQVLPSVVEAMEESVKRRDVWMLLSGNDVTAKRRLALTIATSLFGSVENMLKINMRTSKAGEVCEELEKALKDREKVVVLIERVDLADARFEKLLVDRFEAGDLDVSQGKKRQMIFLLTREDEECVEKEHVVIPMMLKCKKSSSSLVNHKRKAESDATLTMIKTKSPRIQEEEDVSCNTSNIKNEFSRQLSLGSNILDLNLRVDAEEEEAKPVTPISSGFEERFQGSIKNRFDFTVLSNEDITDFFMAKIKDSFEEILGQQEERFGFTVDAELIEKFYKGCGVFANSLFEEWVKEVFQTGLVTVKNGGKEGISVINLCLGGIDMIDQGEKVYEEEGFMGTCLPSRIHVFFDECSGNWK; encoded by the exons ATGCGTACAGGGGCTTATACCGTGCACCAGACGCTAACACCAGAGGCTGCTTCAGTTCTGAAGCAATCTCTAACCTTAGCAAGAAGAAGAGGCCATTCTCAGGTCACACCTCTTCACGTCGCTTCGACGCTTTTAACCTCCACAAGATCAAATCTTTTTCGAAGGGCATGTCTCAAATCTCATCCTCTCACATCCCTCGGTCGCCAAATAGCTCACCCTTCTCTCCATTGCCGAGCCCTCGAGCTCTGTTTCAACGTTTCCCTCAACAGGCTTCCCACCGATCCAAACCCTCTGTTTCAGACTCAGCCTTCTCTCTCCAACGCCTTGGTCGCAGCTCTGAAGAGAGCACAGGCTCACCAGAGGAGAGGGTGCGTGGAGCAGCAGCAGCAGCAGAGCCAGCAGAACCAACCGTTCTTGGCGGTTAAAATCGAGCTAGAGCAGCTCGTTGTCTCGATTCTTGATGATCCTAGTGTGAGCAGAGTGATGAGAGAAGCTGGACTCTCTAGTGTGTCCGTGAAGAGTAACATAGAGGATGACTCCTCTGTTGCTTCCCCTGTTTTCTACGGCTCTTCTTCCTCCGTTGGTGTATTCTCTTCTCCTTGCTCTCCTACTTCTAGTGATAACAATCAAGGAGAAGGGACTTTAAACCCTAACCCTAATAAGTTCTGGCAGTCTCATCATCACTCCTTTCATTTCCCTAAAGGAAAGAACTCTACTCAAGATCAAGACGCAAACCCAGTCATCGAAGTGCTTATAGGGAAGAAGAACAGCAAGAAGAGGAACACAGTCATAGTTGGAGACTCTCTGTCTCTAACAGAAGGAATAGTTTCAAAACTCATGTCTAGAGTTGAGAGAGGAGAAGTTCCAGATGATTTAAAGCAAACCCACTTCATCAAGTTTCAGTTTTCTCAAGTTGGGTTGAGTTACATGAAGAAGGAGGATATAGAGGGACAAGTCAGAGAGCTGAAGAGGAAGATTGATTCTTACACTTCTTGGGGTGGCAAAGGTGTGATTGTTTGTCTTGGTGATCTGAACTGGGCGGTGTGGAGCGGTCCTAAGAGCGCGTCTTCATCGCATTACAGCGCGGCGGATCATCTAGTGGAGGAGATAGGGAGGTTGGTTTTTGAATGTAGCAACTCAGGAGCTAAAGTTTGGCTATTGGGGACAGCTTCTTACCAAACGTACATGAAGTGTCAGATGAAGCAGCCTCCACTTGATGTTCAATGGGCTCTTCAAGCTGTTTCAGTTCCTTCAGGAGGACTCTCACTAGCCCTCCATGCTTCCAG TGGTAACCAAGTAATGGAGATGAAGCCTTTCAGAGTTAAAGAAGAAGAAGAGGAAGAAGATAAACTCAGTTTTTGCGGAGAATGTGCTTGTAACTATGAGAAAGAAGCAAAAGCTTTTATATTAGCTCAACATAAACTCTTACCACCGTGGCTGCAACCTCATGGTGATGCCAACAACATTAACAAAAAG TTTCAGGATGAACTGAGTGGACAGAGGAAGAAATGGAACCGGTTCTGTCAAGATCTTCACCACAAGAAACAGAGCAACTCTGTTTTACCGGATGCCTTTGTGGACTCACGTGCATCTAGTTCTGTGGCTAAGTTCAGACGACAAAACTCGTGTACTATCGAGTTTAGTTTCGGGAGTAATCATCAAGAAGGTCTAAAGAAGAATCTAACCGATGAACTGAGTTTGGATGGGTTCAAGATTAGCAATGATGAAGGTGTGGAGACCAAGATTACTCTTGCACTTGGCCATTCTCCGTTTCCATCTGATGTAGAGAAAGAAGAAGAAGAGACAGAGAGAGAGATTACAATGAGACAATTATCAGAGAAGCTTCACGAGAACATTCCATGGCAACGACAAGTTCTTCCTTCAGTGGTTGAAGCCATGGAAGAATCTGTAAAGAGGAGAGATGTTTGGATGCTTCTTTCAGGAAACGACGTGACTGCGAAAAGAAGATTGGCTCTTACAATCGCAACTTCTCTTTTCGGGTCAGTCGAAAACATGCTGAAGATTAATATGAGAACATCCAAGGCAGGTGAAGTGTGCGAGGAGCTGGAGAAGGCGTTGAAGGACAGAGAAAAGGTTGTTGTTTTGATAGAGAGAGTTGATTTAGCCGATGCCCGGTTCGAGAAGCTCCTCGTTGATCGATTCGAGGCTGGAGATTTGGATGTTTCTCAAGGAAAGAAGAGACAAATGATCTTCCTTTTGACGAGAGAAGATGAAGAATGTGTAGAGAAGGAGCATGTTGTCATACCAATGATGTTGAAGTGTAAGAAATCAAGTTCTAGTTTGGTCAACCACAAGAGGAAAGCAGAATCTGATGCTACGCTGACGATGATTAAGACGAAGAGTCCAAGAATCCAAGAGGAGGAGGATGTGTCTTGCAACACAAGCAACATCAAGAATGAGTTCTCAAGGCAGTTGAGTTTGGGATCAAATATTCTAGACCTCAACTTAAGAGTTGATGCTGAAGAAGAAGAAGCTAAACCGGTCACTCCAATCTCAAGCGGGTTTGAAGAACGTTTTCAAGGCTCGATCAAGAACCGGTTTGATTTCACAGTTTTGTCGAACGAAGATATAACTGATTTTTTCATGGCGAAGATCAAAGATTCGTTCGAGGAGATTCTCGGGCAGCAGGAAGAGAGATTCGGGTTCACCGTCGATGCGGAGTTGATCGAGAAGTTCTACAAAGGGTGTGGGGTTTTTGCTAACAGTTTGTTCGAAGAGTGGGTGAAAGAGGTTTTTCAAACGGGCTTAGTAACGGTCAAAAACGGCGGGAAAGAGGGCATTAGTGTAATTAACCTATGTTTGGGAGGTATAGATATGATTGACCAAGGGGAGAAGGTATACGAGGAGGAAGGTTTCATGGGCACTTGTCTACCCAGTAGAATCCATGTTTTCTTTGATG AATGTAGTGGAAACTGGAAATGA